One window of the Rhipicephalus microplus isolate Deutch F79 chromosome 2, USDA_Rmic, whole genome shotgun sequence genome contains the following:
- the LOC119180003 gene encoding uncharacterized protein LOC119180003 has protein sequence MTSTMTLLTLPNKGRPHHPALLGLVAVLLAPLALGTAGVAAASDPPFTTVTSVGTSTGAAYSPATEQTEKNIASSLQTTTPGAPLDNATATPTASSAQTTSSAHTSEQTSSPGHQTSTASSETTTGGSITEHTSTVATTETVTTPAVTRHSDEATVTPSMDIDGHQPNATNGTDTTLSVAVTTATVAPTTLLPTTTKRRVPEVTEEDVVMKSTPTQRRLLLVLRGNCSHDSLKSDVQGAFRNLSSAAENISVTDIRCTTLLDVNVTFKAGELQLKQLLRNLSLAGTLQLGGDDRQFLLTDFSVKEHVSTDGARTVRSRWVPTREELIIYVAVAVLFGIVLIIACVVCSIRCCRRQPSKTLDFLDTPRLNLRLEDYTLTRIPRPHTVYADHLRTPDQELGVVQAFDTCVVPLEDVMPPPAPTVPAPPRPPPRRPAEGWRTEPLMTFGGKHTKPSPANGLKVARRSATRAEEEDDDESSLRGNGALSTSTERLARRDSGRRQGVDNPIYLVDRRKSKG, from the coding sequence TGACCAGCGTTGGAACGTCGACAGGAGCGGCCTATTCGCCAGCCACCGAGCAGACAGAGAAAAATATCGCAAGCAGTTTGCAAACTACGACTCCTGGGGCACCACTGGACAATGCAACAGCAACGCCGACGGCGTCCTCTGCACAGACCACCTCGTCGGCACACACATCTGAACAGACTTCATCCCCTGGTCACCAAACGAGCACAGCAAGCTCGGAAACGACGACGGGGGGTTCGATAACCGAACATACTTCTACTGTCGCCACAACGGAGACTGTAACAACACCCGCCGTCACACGTCATTCAGACGAGGCAACCGTAACACCGAGCATGGATATCGATGGTCACCAACCAAATGCCACCAATGGAACCGATACGACACTGTCAGTGGCGGTGACTACAGCGACGGTGGCTCCGACGACACTATTACCGACGACGACCAAGCGCAGGGTGCCAGAGGTCACCGAGGAAGACGTGGTCATGAAGTCAACGCCCACCCAGCGGCGACTGCTGCTGGTGCTTCGCGGCAACTGCAGCCACGACAGCCTCAAGAGCGACGTCCAGGGCGCTTTCCGAAACCTTTCCAGTGCCGCCGAGAACATAAGCGTCACCGACATCCGCTGCACCACGCTGTTAGACGTAAACGTGACGTTCAAAGCCGGTGAGTTGCAGCTGAAGCAGCTGCTGCGCAACCTGAGTCTGGCCGGCACCCTGCAGTTGGGTGGCGATGACAGGCAGTTCCTGTTGACCGACTTTTCGGTCAAGGAGCATGTATCCACCGATGGAGCACGCACAGTGCGTTCCCGCTGGGTGCCGACGCGTGAGGAGCTCATCATCTACGTCGCCGTGGCGGTGCTCTTCGGCATCGTGCTTATAATCGCCTGCGTGGTATGCAGCATCCGCTGCTGTCGCCGACAGCCGTCGAAGACACTCGACTTCCTCGACACGCCGCGCCTCAACCTTCGCCTGGAAGACTACACGCTGACGCGCATACCGCGTCCTCATACAGTGTACGCCGATCACCTGCGCACGCCCGACCAGGAGCTGGGCGTGGTGCAAGCCTTCGACACGTGCGTGGTACCACTGGAGGACGTCATGCCACCTCCAGCGCCCACAGTGCCCGCGCCACCGCGCCCGCCGCCCAGACGACCCGCCGAAGGCTGGAGGACTGAGCCATTGATGACGTTCGGGGGCAAGCACACCAAGCCTTCACCCGCCAACGGCCTCAAGGTCGCCCGTAGAAGCGCTACCCGAGctgaagaggaagacgacgacgagtCCTCCCTAAGGGGAAATGGCGCACTGTCAACGTCGACCGAACGCCTAGCCCGGAGGGACTCAGGTCGCCGGCAGGGAGTCGACAATCCCATCTACTTGGTGGACCGCAGGAAGTCAAAGGGCTGA